tttaatttcctgtTTGCTGATACTTGTTCACTCTCCAATCGTCCCATTGTCTCAAATCCTTAGATTGGACGATCCCTGGTCTCCGCACACTATTTCCGGTCTCCCGCTGCAGACCCACttgtacatttttttaaaaagtgtcttCGTTTCCCCGATTTCCTGCACTTAAGTTTCTTTCGCTCTCCttcacctcccccaccctccctccGTCTCTGCCTTTCCCCAATCTACCCACACTCAGCGCCGCAATGAGTGACCGTGATTCGCCGGAGCCTCCCTCCCCGTCCCGGCCGGGACTGAGTGACTTGATCGCGGACAAAAGTTTCCCGACCTCTCGGAAGGGGCTGCTGTTGGCTGCTGAGGTGGTGAGTGATTGTAATCGCTAAAAGAAACGCCTATCTGCGTTCTTGTCCCTTTTTACCATCGGCTCCATGGCAATTTTCCATGTAATTACGGAGTTACGTTATCACTCATTATCCTTCACCCACCGTGTCAAAAGAAAAAGCCGCTGTTTATCAGGAGAGTTCCTGTTTCCTTTGGAGACGGTACAAGCGATGTGTTGGTTGCACTTGGGGAATCTATAGTGAGACAGAGTCACAGAACACAAGAGCACTGGAACCGGCCGTTCGGCCCATCCAATCCGTGCCTAACTATTAGTCAGCCTAGTCCCATCTCCCTGCACTGGGGCCTCTGGTCTGTGTACAGTACTtaccaaacttctctgaaatgttgaaatttaACTGAAATCCACCGCTTCTGCTGTCAGCTAGTTCCACATTCTCCACCttcagagtgaagaagttacccctcaggttCCACTTaaacacctttcacccttaacccatgacctcttgtagtcccacccaaccttagtggaaaaacaacaacacacacaaaatgctggtagaacacagcaggctaggcagcatctatagggagaagcctgcttgcattttcaagcgtctgtgggaggagaggaTTTGTTGATGTCTGGTGTTGAAACCCGGCGGGGAAGCCTTTCGTAGTCGGACAGACagctgtgaccctggggtcagcAAGACCTCGCATTGTGAGTGTTCATCCTGTTGCTTCAGGTACTGTCCTTCATCATCTTTGTGTGCTACCTGGCATCGTCCGTGGTCTCCCTCATGACGGCCCCGCTGATCGAGTTCCTGCTGGCTATCTGCGTCTACTACGTGTATGTGACAAAGTTCATTGAGCGGTTCAGCGGCTTCCACTGTCCCCTGATGGTGAGTATCTTCATGGGCATTGGACGTTGGTTTATTATGAGAGAGCCttttctcctctcccatcagatcccttcatctccagccctttacctttcaccTCCCGGCTTctgcctctcccccacccacttggcttcatctAGCTTCTTCTAGCTTGtcttccttcctctctcccaccttcttattctggcatccttccccttcctctccagtcctgatgaagggtctgggtccAAAGcatcgacagtttattcatttccatggatgctgcctgacctgctgagctcctccagcgttctctgtgtgttgctctgaatttccagcatctcttgtgcatgtggaaaacttgtcttgcatactgttcctaCACATGAAATCATTACACCGTGCATTGGGCATAAGGAAAAactataacaatgcagaataaaactaCTGAAAAAGTAGAgtgctgtaccgttctatgtCATCCGCCGTCCAcctgcaccccttcctgtctgtccaattcaggtagaacaaggtaaaacaatagcggaatgcagaatgaagtgttacagttacacagagagagaTTAacaattaactttatttgtcacttgtacatcgaaacatacagtgaaatgtgtcaatgaccaacacagtccaaggaagtactgggggcagcccacaagtgtcaccaagcGGTgacaacatagcacgcccacaacttacaAGCCCAAACCTGGATGttttaggaatgtgggaggaaaccagagcacccagaggaaacccacgtgatcac
This sequence is a window from Hemitrygon akajei chromosome 17, sHemAka1.3, whole genome shotgun sequence. Protein-coding genes within it:
- the cmtm3 gene encoding CKLF-like MARVEL transmembrane domain-containing protein 3 isoform X2 encodes the protein MSDRDSPEPPSPSRPGLSDLIADKSFPTSRKGLLLAAEVVLSFIIFVCYLASSVVSLMTAPLIEFLLAICVYYVYVTKFIERFSGFHCPLMDFIRCITAAIIYFAISIYAVTKGNSASKAAGELPTHTATIRKATGDDVVPSDSDSE
- the cmtm3 gene encoding CKLF-like MARVEL transmembrane domain-containing protein 3 isoform X1 → MSDRDSPEPPSPSRPGLSDLIADKSFPTSRKGLLLAAEVVLSFIIFVCYLASSVVSLMTAPLIEFLLAICVYYVYVTKFIERFSGFHCPLMDFIRCITAAIIYFAISIYAVTKGNSASKAAGIFGFIATVVFAFDFYGIFNQLIVFLNPQELPTHTATIRKATGDDVVPSDSDSE